A single window of Granulicella sibirica DNA harbors:
- a CDS encoding EAL domain-containing protein, translating into MLISNDDVRRGIENDEFVPFFQPLVTLRTGELAGFEVLARWHHPTAGVLSPDRFIPIAEQNGWIDALTKRLMQKAFEAGKLIPEPLTLAFNVSPLQLHDLDLPKRIQSAAEDLGFPLQRIVIEVTESAVVDNVERAQTISNELKALGCKIALDDFGTGYSSLLHLQSLPFDELKVDRSFVGSMIQRRESRKIVAAVVGLGQSLGLTTVAEGIETREQAEMLLWLGCELGQGWLFGRPIPAEDLPTTVEMPREKISFNHSPGLWGGLAGNALPSQRLAHLQAVYDGAPVGLALLDRNLRYVTLNQRLADMNGASVEEHLRRPVAEMVPKAFHHFEAFMRRSLEGEVITGVEARRPAGPGQGDRDYLLSYQPVRDEGAEVVGVSVAVVDITDRKAAEAALRESEDHHRHMVELNPQIPWVLDAKGNAMAISPRWEQVTGMNAATAEGKGFLEAIHSEDRPSVENVIATSIRSGDPIDVECRILCRNNRWRWIRSRGAARRDASGIIIRWYGSVDDIDDQKKAEEALRKSEAQLKAIFNSVPVAILLAAEPDGRLSLSNPEASRIFRYPAPSRHIIENYAQWGAIRVNGRRLECGEYPLARALRGQKTSIEKALCLRADGTEAWVSLLGAPIVRGDGSVQGAVVVVQDIDEIKRERERLLTLAEALIKELKGQTSSARLEAEL; encoded by the coding sequence ATGTTGATCAGTAATGATGACGTTCGTCGCGGTATCGAGAACGATGAGTTCGTTCCCTTCTTCCAGCCTCTTGTCACACTTCGGACTGGCGAGCTCGCCGGATTTGAGGTGCTGGCGAGATGGCACCATCCCACGGCTGGAGTCTTATCACCGGACCGGTTCATCCCAATTGCGGAACAGAATGGATGGATCGATGCGTTGACGAAACGGCTGATGCAGAAGGCCTTCGAGGCTGGGAAGCTGATCCCGGAACCCCTAACACTAGCCTTCAACGTTTCACCACTGCAATTGCACGATCTAGATCTGCCCAAACGGATTCAGAGCGCCGCCGAAGACCTGGGTTTTCCCCTCCAGCGCATCGTTATCGAGGTCACGGAAAGCGCGGTCGTCGATAACGTGGAGCGTGCTCAAACCATCTCGAACGAATTGAAGGCGCTAGGGTGCAAGATCGCGCTTGATGACTTCGGAACGGGATACTCCAGCCTCCTGCATCTGCAATCGCTGCCTTTCGATGAGCTGAAGGTCGATCGAAGTTTCGTTGGGTCGATGATCCAACGCAGAGAAAGTCGCAAGATTGTGGCGGCCGTAGTGGGTCTCGGACAAAGTCTTGGGCTGACTACTGTGGCGGAAGGCATCGAAACACGCGAACAGGCCGAAATGTTGTTGTGGCTCGGCTGTGAACTGGGACAGGGGTGGCTCTTCGGACGGCCGATCCCGGCTGAAGATCTGCCCACAACCGTTGAGATGCCGCGCGAAAAGATATCCTTCAACCATTCGCCAGGCCTTTGGGGAGGCCTGGCGGGAAATGCGCTGCCCAGTCAGCGGCTTGCGCACTTGCAGGCTGTTTACGATGGAGCGCCCGTCGGACTCGCCTTACTCGATCGCAACCTTCGCTATGTCACCCTCAACCAGCGGTTAGCCGACATGAACGGCGCATCGGTTGAAGAGCACTTGCGAAGACCGGTCGCTGAAATGGTCCCCAAAGCATTCCACCATTTCGAGGCTTTCATGCGTCGGTCTCTCGAGGGCGAAGTGATCACCGGCGTCGAAGCCAGACGACCCGCTGGCCCGGGACAAGGCGACCGAGACTATCTTTTGTCCTATCAGCCTGTGCGGGATGAAGGCGCCGAGGTTGTCGGAGTCTCCGTCGCGGTGGTCGATATCACCGACCGGAAGGCCGCGGAGGCCGCACTCCGCGAGAGTGAAGACCACCATCGCCACATGGTTGAGTTGAACCCGCAGATTCCCTGGGTGCTTGATGCCAAGGGAAACGCGATGGCCATCAGCCCGCGGTGGGAACAGGTGACTGGCATGAATGCCGCGACCGCTGAAGGGAAAGGTTTCCTCGAAGCCATCCATTCGGAAGACAGGCCATCTGTGGAAAATGTCATTGCAACATCGATTCGCAGCGGCGATCCAATTGATGTCGAATGCCGCATCCTGTGCCGGAACAACAGATGGAGATGGATACGATCTCGAGGCGCCGCACGCCGCGATGCATCAGGAATAATCATTCGATGGTACGGCAGCGTCGACGATATCGACGATCAGAAGAAGGCGGAAGAGGCGCTGAGAAAGAGCGAGGCACAACTTAAAGCCATCTTCAACTCCGTTCCTGTGGCGATCTTGCTGGCGGCTGAGCCGGACGGCCGATTAAGCCTGTCGAACCCCGAGGCGAGTCGTATCTTTCGCTACCCCGCCCCATCCAGGCACATCATAGAAAACTACGCGCAGTGGGGTGCGATTCGAGTCAATGGCAGACGGCTCGAGTGTGGCGAGTATCCCCTTGCCCGCGCCCTGCGCGGACAGAAGACCAGTATTGAAAAAGCGCTCTGCCTGCGTGCGGATGGCACAGAGGCGTGGGTATCCTTGCTGGGTGCACCGATCGTTCGAGGAGACGGCTCTGTCCAGGGCGCGGTCGTAGTCGTTCAGGACATCGATGAAATCAAGCGAGAGCGAGAACGGCTGCTCACCTTGGCGGAAGCTCTCATCAAGGAACTTAAAGGCCAAACCTCTTCTGCGCGGTTGGAAGCGGAGCTCTAA
- a CDS encoding diguanylate cyclase domain-containing protein encodes MPTEQFRALELIVRAAGEAVSKEQFRVKVWQDRFVDGENLAEVISQLRRALGRQSNDREYIETVPRKGYRLDPQVSHSEVNSTQNAFVSSSHAKGMDEEHYRILVDSIEDYAIYMLDCGGRVCSWNLGAERNKGYTADEVIGQHYSMFFVADDIENRLPEKQLKAASQGGHHVGEGWRLRKNGERFWATFVVTAMRDSKRKLIGFAKVVRDISARKRQEEEVLQMEALVRRDRDRVTAAMESSIDAFYICEAVRAESGEIEDFIFTYLNSSLEKMVAITRDVLLNGKLCELLPIVRTTGLFDAYKRVVETGEPFVAEVPIHAESVLSEWIRVQAVRLEDGVAITASDVTERKLNEERLLHLAQHDPLTGLSNRTLLNDRISQAIERVKRFGGKISVCMIDLDSFKPVNDEHGHQVGDQVLMQTAQRLLSAVRATDSVIRVGGDEFVVVLPDNEAQSGIRQVSKKILAAISKPMVIEGQTFRVKCSLGIAIYPDDATEVQGLLSFADQAMYKMKTASKDLRPKQAQSS; translated from the coding sequence TTGCCGACAGAGCAGTTCCGAGCCCTTGAATTAATTGTGCGGGCGGCCGGCGAAGCCGTGTCCAAAGAGCAGTTCCGAGTCAAGGTTTGGCAAGACCGTTTCGTCGACGGCGAAAATCTCGCGGAGGTTATCTCTCAACTGCGGCGGGCACTTGGTCGGCAGTCAAACGATCGTGAATATATTGAGACGGTTCCACGCAAGGGGTATCGCCTGGATCCACAGGTCTCGCATTCTGAGGTGAACTCGACACAGAACGCCTTTGTCAGCAGCTCTCATGCAAAGGGAATGGATGAAGAACACTATCGGATCCTGGTCGACTCAATCGAAGACTACGCAATTTATATGCTGGATTGTGGTGGCCGCGTTTGCAGCTGGAACCTAGGCGCAGAACGAAACAAGGGCTACACAGCCGACGAGGTGATCGGCCAACACTACTCCATGTTTTTTGTCGCTGATGACATAGAAAACCGTCTTCCTGAGAAGCAACTGAAAGCCGCTAGCCAAGGTGGACACCATGTGGGGGAGGGTTGGAGGCTTCGGAAAAACGGAGAGCGGTTCTGGGCAACGTTTGTAGTCACCGCCATGCGCGACTCGAAGAGAAAGCTAATCGGGTTTGCCAAGGTGGTCCGCGACATCAGCGCTCGAAAGCGACAGGAAGAAGAGGTCCTCCAAATGGAGGCCCTGGTCCGGCGCGATCGCGATCGCGTGACTGCTGCTATGGAAAGCAGCATAGACGCGTTTTATATATGCGAGGCCGTGCGAGCTGAGTCCGGAGAGATAGAAGATTTCATCTTTACCTACCTGAACAGCAGTCTGGAGAAGATGGTCGCCATCACGCGAGATGTCCTCCTAAACGGAAAATTGTGTGAACTGTTGCCGATAGTCCGAACAACCGGGCTGTTTGACGCCTACAAGAGGGTAGTAGAGACGGGTGAACCCTTCGTAGCTGAGGTTCCGATCCATGCTGAGAGCGTTTTGAGCGAGTGGATTCGTGTTCAAGCGGTCCGCCTTGAAGACGGGGTTGCGATCACGGCGTCTGACGTCACTGAACGCAAACTGAACGAGGAACGACTTCTCCATCTTGCGCAACATGATCCATTGACGGGCTTGAGCAATCGGACCCTGTTAAACGATCGCATCTCCCAAGCGATAGAGCGTGTGAAACGTTTTGGAGGCAAGATCAGTGTCTGCATGATCGACCTGGACAGCTTCAAGCCAGTCAACGACGAACACGGCCACCAAGTCGGTGATCAGGTCTTGATGCAGACGGCACAACGACTTCTATCGGCAGTTCGCGCGACGGACTCCGTCATTCGAGTCGGTGGAGATGAGTTCGTTGTCGTTCTGCCGGACAACGAAGCGCAAAGCGGGATAAGACAGGTCTCAAAAAAGATTCTTGCGGCTATAAGCAAACCGATGGTGATCGAGGGGCAAACCTTCAGGGTAAAGTGCAGCTTAGGGATCGCAATATACCCGGATGACGCAACCGAAGTACAAGGATTGCTTTCATTCGCCGATCAAGCTATGTACAAGATGAAAACGGCTAGTAAAGACCTTCGTCCGAAACAGGCGCAATCATCTTAG
- a CDS encoding DUF2306 domain-containing protein, with amino-acid sequence MRLPLLILHILGGTFSLVAGAVAMIARKGERFHRLSGNVFTLAMLTLATSGFWLAILKSQISNVIAAVLTFYLVGSAWLAGRRRDGTGPLDWIALFICLASAAGVLTLGIRAIHSATGTDNGAPAFMSFVFSGILLLATAGDIRPRPSWHLRSSSHR; translated from the coding sequence TTGAGACTCCCGCTCCTGATTCTTCATATCCTCGGCGGTACGTTCAGCCTCGTCGCCGGAGCGGTCGCGATGATCGCGCGCAAGGGCGAGCGGTTCCATCGTCTTTCGGGCAACGTCTTCACGCTGGCCATGTTGACCTTAGCCACCAGCGGATTTTGGCTCGCCATCCTGAAGTCGCAGATCAGCAATGTCATCGCCGCCGTGCTCACCTTCTATCTGGTCGGCAGTGCTTGGCTTGCCGGACGCCGCCGAGACGGCACCGGCCCGCTTGACTGGATCGCTCTGTTCATTTGCCTGGCTTCCGCCGCAGGCGTTCTTACCCTCGGCATCCGAGCCATCCACTCCGCCACAGGTACAGATAACGGCGCCCCCGCATTTATGAGTTTCGTATTCAGCGGTATCCTTCTTCTGGCCACTGCTGGAGACATCCGTCCTCGCCCATCGTGGCATCTCCGGTCGTCCTCGCATCGTTAG
- a CDS encoding PilZ domain-containing protein, whose protein sequence is MWFNLFRSSAESSGPVETPGNDQPRATRFRLDADVSFVVDGRRHEGRCVNVSESGLLAGLDHPPDVWVEGKLELEAGAHYLNIQVRVARVEGNDVGFAFCLDTENDRAAIRILIDSVSGSPLPSPSENES, encoded by the coding sequence ATGTGGTTTAACCTTTTTCGCTCGTCGGCAGAATCCAGCGGGCCGGTGGAGACGCCAGGCAACGATCAACCACGTGCCACGCGCTTTCGACTCGATGCTGATGTTTCTTTTGTCGTTGATGGACGCAGGCATGAAGGCCGGTGTGTCAATGTGAGCGAGTCTGGACTCCTGGCAGGTCTTGATCATCCGCCGGATGTCTGGGTCGAAGGCAAGTTGGAGTTGGAGGCAGGAGCGCACTACCTCAATATCCAAGTGCGCGTGGCCCGTGTGGAAGGCAATGATGTAGGGTTCGCCTTTTGTCTCGACACCGAAAATGATCGGGCTGCTATACGCATCTTGATCGACTCTGTTTCGGGAAGTCCTCTACCTTCGCCGTCCGAGAATGAGAGTTAA